In the genome of Myxococcus stipitatus, one region contains:
- the mltG gene encoding endolytic transglycosylase MltG: MKKILVGLAAVFVLFAVVGAGAFWWVEQAANQAVAAPGAPTVEFTVPKGTSGRGLGALLATQGLIRDARVWRWHLFRRGKFSPKAGRHPVSPSMTVAELATALEDNPLPDDVPFVVVEGWRLRDTDAALTAAGFITAGAYIAAASDPSRYTAPFPLPSAGTLEGYLYPETYGVIPGKLDVEDLIQRQIDAFAERFFKPNRDAIAKSGRSLHEVVVMASMLEREEPVPNQRPLVAGILWKRVDKGFPLGVDATSRYALAQWNDRREFLKRLRDPEDPYNTRHRKGLPPGPIGAPTVESLQAAMAPKPSEFWYYLHDAEKTLHPSRNAEEHEALRRKYNVY, encoded by the coding sequence ATGAAGAAGATTCTCGTGGGTCTGGCTGCGGTCTTCGTGCTGTTCGCGGTGGTGGGAGCGGGCGCCTTCTGGTGGGTGGAGCAGGCGGCGAATCAAGCCGTGGCCGCCCCCGGCGCGCCGACGGTGGAGTTCACCGTCCCCAAGGGCACCTCGGGCAGGGGCCTGGGCGCGTTGCTCGCCACCCAGGGGCTCATCCGGGATGCGCGCGTGTGGCGCTGGCACCTCTTCCGCCGAGGCAAGTTCTCCCCCAAGGCGGGCCGCCACCCGGTGAGCCCGTCCATGACGGTGGCGGAGCTGGCCACGGCATTGGAAGACAATCCCCTTCCGGACGATGTGCCCTTCGTGGTGGTGGAGGGCTGGCGTCTGCGGGACACCGACGCGGCGCTCACCGCGGCGGGCTTCATCACCGCCGGCGCGTACATCGCCGCGGCCAGCGACCCCAGCCGCTACACCGCGCCGTTTCCGCTGCCCAGCGCAGGCACCCTGGAGGGCTACCTCTACCCGGAGACCTATGGGGTGATTCCGGGAAAGCTGGACGTCGAGGACCTCATCCAGCGTCAGATTGATGCGTTCGCGGAGCGCTTCTTCAAGCCCAACCGCGACGCCATCGCGAAGAGCGGCCGTTCCCTCCACGAGGTGGTGGTGATGGCGTCGATGCTCGAGCGCGAGGAGCCGGTGCCGAACCAGCGTCCGCTGGTGGCGGGCATCCTCTGGAAGCGTGTGGACAAGGGCTTCCCCCTGGGCGTGGACGCGACGTCGCGCTACGCGCTGGCGCAGTGGAATGACCGCCGCGAGTTCCTCAAGCGCCTGCGAGACCCCGAGGACCCGTACAACACGCGCCACCGCAAGGGCCTGCCGCCGGGCCCCATCGGCGCGCCCACGGTGGAGTCGCTCCAGGCCGCCATGGCGCCCAAGCCGAGCGAGTTCTGGTACTACCTGCACGACGCCGAGAAGACGCTGCACCCTTCGCGCAACGCGGAGGAGCACGAGGCGCTGCGCCGCAAGTACAACGTGTATTGA
- a CDS encoding alpha/beta hydrolase, which produces MPSPLSGDQLTTRDGTRIYFKDWGPRDGQPVVFSHGWPLTADAWEDQMMFLSERGFRTIAHDRRGNGRSSQPWDGHDMDHFADDLAELTAALDLRKAVHVGHSTGGGEVARYIGRHGTGRVAKAVLIGAVPPIMLKTDWHPNGLPREVFDGIREGVRKDRASYFKELSLAFFGFNRPGVKVSEGLRESFVLQGLMGSLKSEYDTVKAFSETDFRADLAKFDVPTLVMHGDDDQIVPFEGAGKLTATLVKGAKLKVYPGFGHGMCSVNKDVINEDLLAFIRG; this is translated from the coding sequence ATGCCCAGCCCACTCTCAGGCGACCAGCTCACCACCCGCGATGGCACCCGCATCTACTTCAAGGACTGGGGCCCTCGGGACGGTCAACCCGTCGTCTTCTCGCACGGCTGGCCTCTCACCGCCGACGCCTGGGAGGACCAGATGATGTTCCTGTCCGAACGGGGCTTCCGGACCATTGCCCATGACCGGCGTGGCAATGGCCGCTCCTCCCAGCCCTGGGACGGACATGACATGGACCACTTCGCGGATGACCTGGCGGAGCTGACCGCGGCGCTGGACCTGCGCAAGGCCGTCCACGTCGGGCACTCGACGGGAGGGGGCGAGGTGGCGCGCTACATCGGACGTCACGGCACCGGGCGCGTCGCGAAGGCGGTGCTCATCGGCGCCGTGCCCCCCATCATGCTCAAGACGGACTGGCACCCGAATGGACTGCCTCGCGAGGTCTTCGATGGCATCCGCGAAGGCGTGCGCAAGGACCGAGCCTCCTACTTCAAGGAGCTGAGCCTCGCGTTCTTCGGCTTCAACCGCCCCGGCGTGAAGGTCTCCGAGGGGCTGCGCGAGAGCTTCGTCCTGCAAGGCCTGATGGGCTCGCTGAAGTCGGAATACGACACCGTGAAGGCCTTCTCGGAGACGGACTTCCGCGCGGACCTGGCGAAGTTCGACGTGCCCACCCTGGTCATGCACGGTGACGATGACCAGATCGTCCCCTTCGAGGGCGCCGGAAAGCTCACGGCGACCCTGGTGAAGGGCGCGAAGCTGAAGGTCTACCCCGGCTTCGGCCACGGGATGTGTTCGGTCAACAAGGACGTCATCAACGAGGACCTGCTCGCCTTCATCCGAGGCTGA
- a CDS encoding helix-turn-helix domain-containing protein gives MKPFAQQTYYELLEVPVTAQMEEIRAAYARLMELYAPDSIAVYALVESDQVDALRARMTEAMEILTDSDLRVEYDKDLGIAPPATARAAAALASAAEPPEASAKEAKKAAEAPVLTGPEAFRASFVSGYSLSYVTSSLQVAPLGGGLVDVPAALVRPDAEAPREPGPGVPTRTDAPVKVEEPVVAPPVEPATAESAVAPKRSDEAPTSSDAVTDGKGTAPLATEVPKSEGKGTAVLATEVPKSEEKGTAALATETPKSEAAASVSPSGPVAPPSTRAVETPKAEVAATDGKETASLATEALNAEVAAAGASPTVPAASPSSQVAETPKSEAAASASPAAPVAPLSTQAAETPKPTDATPSSATPPAHVVESPAAPAAVTEAPRPSVAASPSTTVRGPAPTEPSTSIVVASAPERGTSASAQARSGDASLSSAEPSAGQVAARTRDVRPRLPDIPSDAEFNGELLRRVREARGYTLHQVADRTRISSRHLENVEADRYTALPAQVYLRGILMNLARELGLDPLRVSKSYLALASEKSGKR, from the coding sequence ATGAAGCCTTTCGCGCAGCAGACCTATTACGAACTCCTGGAGGTCCCAGTCACCGCTCAGATGGAGGAGATCCGCGCCGCATATGCGCGGCTGATGGAGCTGTATGCTCCGGACTCCATCGCGGTGTATGCGCTGGTGGAGTCGGATCAGGTGGATGCGCTCCGCGCCCGGATGACCGAGGCGATGGAAATCCTCACGGACAGCGACCTGCGCGTCGAGTACGACAAGGACCTGGGAATCGCGCCGCCGGCCACGGCCCGCGCGGCCGCGGCCCTGGCGAGCGCGGCTGAGCCCCCCGAGGCATCGGCGAAGGAAGCGAAGAAGGCCGCCGAAGCGCCCGTGTTGACGGGGCCCGAGGCGTTCCGTGCGAGCTTCGTCAGCGGGTATTCGCTGTCGTATGTGACCAGCTCATTGCAGGTCGCGCCGCTCGGCGGCGGGCTCGTGGATGTGCCGGCCGCGCTGGTGCGTCCCGATGCCGAGGCTCCGCGCGAGCCGGGCCCCGGGGTGCCGACGCGGACCGATGCCCCCGTGAAGGTCGAGGAGCCCGTTGTGGCGCCTCCCGTGGAGCCCGCCACCGCCGAGAGTGCCGTGGCCCCGAAAAGGAGCGACGAGGCACCGACATCATCGGACGCGGTCACGGACGGGAAGGGGACTGCGCCGCTCGCGACTGAAGTGCCGAAGTCGGAAGGGAAGGGGACTGCTGTCCTCGCGACCGAAGTGCCGAAGTCGGAGGAGAAGGGGACTGCTGCCCTCGCGACCGAGACGCCGAAGTCGGAGGCGGCGGCAAGCGTGAGCCCCTCGGGTCCTGTGGCTCCGCCATCGACCCGGGCCGTCGAGACGCCGAAGGCGGAGGTGGCGGCCACGGACGGGAAGGAGACGGCATCTCTCGCGACCGAGGCACTGAATGCAGAGGTGGCGGCGGCAGGCGCGAGCCCCACGGTTCCAGCGGCTTCGCCCTCGAGCCAGGTCGCCGAGACGCCGAAATCGGAGGCAGCGGCAAGCGCGAGCCCCGCGGCTCCCGTGGCTCCGCTGTCGACCCAGGCCGCCGAGACGCCGAAGCCCACAGATGCCACGCCGTCGAGCGCCACCCCTCCGGCGCACGTCGTCGAGAGCCCCGCCGCGCCGGCGGCCGTCACCGAAGCCCCGAGGCCCTCGGTGGCGGCGAGTCCCTCCACCACCGTGCGTGGGCCCGCGCCCACAGAGCCCTCCACGTCCATCGTCGTCGCCTCGGCGCCAGAGCGCGGCACGAGCGCGTCCGCTCAAGCCCGTTCGGGGGATGCGAGCCTCTCCTCGGCGGAGCCTTCGGCGGGGCAGGTCGCCGCGCGCACACGGGACGTTCGGCCTCGCCTGCCGGACATTCCTTCCGACGCCGAGTTCAATGGCGAGCTGCTGCGTCGGGTCCGCGAGGCGCGGGGCTACACGCTCCATCAGGTGGCCGACCGCACCCGTATCTCGTCGCGTCATCTGGAGAACGTCGAAGCGGACCGCTACACGGCGCTGCCCGCGCAGGTCTATCTGCGCGGAATCCTCATGAACCTGGCGCGTGAGCTGGGGTTGGATCCGCTCCGGGTGTCCAAGAGCTATCTGGCCTTGGCTTCTGAGAAGTCAGGCAAGCGTTAA
- a CDS encoding HNH endonuclease, with the protein MINSAVLVLNRYYQPVHVTSVKRAFSLLYQGVAKAIDAQYRLYEFDDWAALSATNDCITTINRTIRVPRVLVLSAYDHLPRGRVRFSRLNIYARDADTCQYCGKNLPRSELNLDHVMPRTQGGKTTWENVVCSCVPCNLKKGGRTPEQADMRLLKKPVRPRWTPLFRGATRKVTYQEWLPFLHLADASYWNVELLDE; encoded by the coding sequence ATGATCAACAGCGCCGTCCTCGTCCTCAACCGGTATTACCAACCGGTGCACGTCACGTCGGTGAAGCGGGCTTTCTCGCTGCTGTATCAGGGCGTCGCCAAGGCGATCGACGCGCAGTACCGGCTCTATGAGTTCGACGATTGGGCGGCGCTGAGCGCCACCAATGATTGCATCACCACCATCAACCGGACCATCCGCGTTCCCCGGGTGCTGGTGCTCAGCGCGTATGACCATCTGCCCAGGGGGCGGGTGCGCTTCTCCCGGCTCAACATCTACGCGCGCGACGCGGATACCTGTCAGTACTGCGGGAAGAACCTGCCGCGCAGCGAGCTGAACCTGGACCACGTGATGCCTCGCACGCAGGGGGGCAAGACGACGTGGGAGAACGTCGTGTGCTCGTGTGTGCCGTGCAACCTGAAGAAGGGGGGCCGCACACCGGAGCAGGCCGACATGAGGCTGCTCAAGAAGCCCGTGAGACCTCGTTGGACGCCGCTGTTCCGAGGCGCCACGCGCAAGGTGACGTACCAGGAGTGGCTGCCTTTCCTGCACCTGGCGGACGCGTCGTACTGGAACGTGGAGCTGCTGGACGAGTAG
- a CDS encoding MinD/ParA family ATP-binding protein, which translates to MVPGPPGLGRRARPRRIIAVGGGKGGIGKSMVSANLGVALAQSGANVLLVDADLGGANLHTCLGVGQPEATLSDFLRRNKARLEDVIVPTGVPRLSLIAGAQDALDAANLKYAQKQKLLKTLLGASVDYLILDLGAGTSFNTIDFFIMADHGLLVVLPEPTSVENAYRFAKAAFFRRLQQMEAEYGLQDMVDSALTTREGSLRTLHDVLEQVRRKDPVGAQRLERELAAFRIRLVVNQARTDADLNVGAAVAGAWKKFFGIDMDDLGAIRYDDEAWRAVRKRRPVLIERPDSPAATAIQRIASRLLALDGIPDPSSP; encoded by the coding sequence GTGGTCCCAGGGCCTCCAGGGTTGGGGCGCCGCGCAAGGCCCCGCCGCATCATCGCGGTGGGGGGCGGCAAGGGGGGCATCGGCAAGTCGATGGTCTCCGCCAATCTGGGCGTCGCGCTGGCTCAGTCCGGAGCGAATGTGTTGTTGGTGGACGCGGACCTGGGCGGTGCGAACCTGCACACCTGCCTGGGCGTGGGACAGCCGGAGGCGACGCTGTCCGACTTCCTGCGGCGCAACAAGGCCCGGCTGGAGGACGTGATTGTCCCCACGGGCGTGCCGCGCCTGTCGCTCATCGCCGGCGCGCAGGATGCGCTGGACGCCGCGAACCTCAAGTACGCACAGAAGCAGAAGCTGCTGAAGACGTTGTTGGGCGCGTCGGTCGACTACCTCATCCTGGACCTGGGCGCGGGCACGAGCTTCAACACCATCGACTTCTTCATCATGGCGGACCACGGGCTCCTGGTGGTGCTGCCCGAGCCCACGTCCGTGGAGAACGCGTACCGCTTCGCGAAGGCGGCCTTCTTCCGCAGGCTCCAGCAGATGGAGGCGGAGTACGGCCTCCAGGACATGGTGGACAGCGCGCTCACGACGCGGGAGGGCTCGCTGCGCACGCTGCATGACGTGCTCGAGCAGGTGCGTCGGAAGGACCCAGTGGGTGCGCAGCGACTCGAACGTGAGCTGGCGGCCTTCCGCATCCGGTTGGTGGTGAACCAGGCGCGGACGGACGCGGACCTGAACGTGGGAGCAGCCGTCGCGGGGGCGTGGAAGAAGTTCTTTGGGATCGACATGGATGACCTGGGGGCCATCCGGTATGACGATGAAGCGTGGCGTGCGGTGCGTAAGCGGCGCCCCGTGTTGATTGAACGGCCCGATTCCCCGGCGGCCACCGCCATTCAGCGCATCGCCTCGCGCTTGCTCGCACTCGACGGAATACCCGACCCCTCTTCCCCATGA
- the selA gene encoding L-seryl-tRNA(Sec) selenium transferase — protein MGPPSNNVDGGKNALLRALPSIEQLLRRPSLEPLLAGVPRARAVSALRLAVDRVRARLLEGEARAFEDSDVGEALRTLATPGLRSVLNATGVVLHTNLGRAPLAPEAVARVGEVARGYSNIEYDLDEGERGSRYAPLVELLRRLTGAEDALVVNNCAGAVLLVLAALASGRECIVSRGELVEIGGGFRVPDVMRQSGAKLVEVGTTNRTRLADYAGVIGADTGLLVKVHRSNFAVVGFTEEASVAELAGLGLKRGVPVFQDLGSGALVPLTGEGLGDEPTVRQVVAAGADVVAFSGDKLLGGPQAGVVVGRAALVSRIKAHPLMRALRVDKMTVAALEATLELYRDGRPDAVPTYRLLVQPPEELRARARRLQELLAEQGVSARVDGVVGQVGGGSMPLARLPSFACILNVGAPEVFLERLRGGGTPVIGRIADGEVVLDVRCLAEEELRSVAESVAAASPGKPP, from the coding sequence GTGGGCCCACCGTCGAACAACGTAGACGGCGGGAAGAACGCGCTGCTGCGCGCACTCCCCTCCATCGAACAGCTCCTGCGGCGGCCGTCGCTGGAGCCGCTTCTCGCGGGCGTTCCGCGGGCCCGAGCGGTCTCCGCGCTCCGGCTGGCGGTGGACCGGGTGCGCGCCCGCCTGCTCGAAGGAGAAGCTCGCGCCTTCGAGGACTCAGACGTTGGCGAGGCCCTGCGCACGTTGGCGACGCCTGGACTGCGCTCGGTGCTGAACGCCACGGGGGTGGTGCTGCACACCAACCTGGGACGTGCGCCGCTGGCGCCGGAGGCGGTGGCTCGGGTGGGGGAGGTGGCTCGGGGCTACTCCAACATCGAGTACGACCTGGACGAAGGGGAGCGTGGCAGCCGGTACGCCCCCCTGGTGGAGCTGCTTCGGCGGCTCACGGGCGCGGAGGACGCGCTGGTCGTCAACAACTGCGCCGGGGCCGTGCTGCTGGTGCTGGCCGCGTTGGCGTCGGGGCGCGAGTGCATCGTCTCGCGCGGAGAGCTGGTGGAGATTGGCGGAGGCTTCCGGGTGCCGGACGTCATGCGCCAGTCGGGAGCGAAGCTGGTGGAGGTGGGCACCACCAACCGCACGCGGCTCGCGGACTATGCGGGAGTGATCGGCGCGGACACGGGGCTGCTCGTGAAGGTGCACCGCTCCAACTTCGCGGTGGTGGGATTCACGGAAGAGGCCAGCGTGGCGGAACTCGCCGGGCTGGGGTTGAAGCGAGGGGTGCCGGTGTTCCAGGACCTGGGCTCGGGGGCGCTGGTGCCGCTGACGGGCGAGGGACTGGGGGATGAGCCCACGGTGCGTCAGGTGGTGGCGGCCGGGGCGGATGTGGTGGCCTTCTCCGGGGACAAGCTCCTGGGAGGCCCTCAAGCGGGAGTGGTGGTGGGGCGCGCGGCGCTGGTGTCGCGCATCAAGGCGCATCCGCTCATGCGGGCGCTGCGAGTCGACAAGATGACAGTGGCCGCGCTGGAGGCCACGTTGGAGTTGTATCGGGACGGCAGGCCAGACGCCGTCCCCACGTACAGGCTGCTCGTCCAGCCTCCAGAGGAGCTGCGCGCTCGCGCGCGGCGGCTCCAGGAGCTGTTGGCCGAGCAGGGTGTGAGTGCCCGAGTGGACGGGGTGGTGGGACAGGTGGGCGGGGGCTCCATGCCGCTGGCCCGATTGCCTTCCTTCGCGTGCATCCTCAACGTAGGTGCGCCGGAAGTATTCCTCGAACGCCTGCGCGGCGGAGGGACGCCGGTTATTGGCAGGATAGCGGATGGCGAGGTGGTCCTCGACGTCCGGTGTCTCGCGGAGGAGGAGCTCAGGTCGGTCGCCGAATCGGTGGCGGCCGCAAGTCCCGGGAAACCACCATGA
- a CDS encoding VOC family protein gives MTNSSAVSGQGPRLGIQLVMKNAMAALKFYTEVLGAQERFRLVEPSGRLGHAELSLGGVTLAIADEYPELGILGPESRGGATSLLNLAVDDVDGLAQRAIAAGAALERPITNEFYGDRVAHLRDPFGHRWALSKRMENLSPEELQRRFLQLVGG, from the coding sequence ATGACGAACAGTTCCGCGGTGTCCGGGCAGGGCCCTCGGCTGGGCATCCAGCTCGTGATGAAGAACGCGATGGCGGCGTTGAAGTTCTACACGGAGGTCCTCGGTGCCCAGGAGCGGTTCCGGCTCGTGGAGCCTTCGGGGCGGCTGGGCCACGCGGAGCTGTCACTGGGTGGCGTCACGCTGGCCATCGCCGACGAGTACCCGGAGCTGGGCATCCTGGGGCCCGAGAGCCGCGGCGGGGCCACCAGCCTGCTCAACCTGGCCGTCGATGACGTGGACGGCCTGGCCCAGCGCGCCATCGCCGCGGGCGCGGCGCTGGAGCGGCCCATCACGAATGAGTTCTACGGCGACCGCGTGGCGCACCTGCGAGACCCTTTCGGCCACCGCTGGGCGCTCTCCAAGCGCATGGAGAATCTCTCCCCCGAGGAGCTGCAGCGGCGCTTCCTGCAGCTCGTCGGGGGGTGA
- a CDS encoding GNAT family N-acetyltransferase — translation MKVLETERLVLRKIVREDAPFILGLLNEPSWVRFIGDRGVRTLEGAEDYITNVPQAQYARHGFGLYLVERKSDGVPLGMSGLLKRDSLEHVDIGYALMPAFWGQGYALEAVSAVLEQGRRDYALKRIAAIVSNDNAASIKVLGKLGFQFERHILMPGATEEISLFLTRE, via the coding sequence ATGAAAGTCCTGGAGACGGAGCGGCTCGTCCTGCGCAAGATCGTGCGGGAGGATGCGCCCTTCATCCTTGGGTTGTTGAACGAGCCGTCGTGGGTGCGCTTCATCGGGGACCGGGGCGTGCGGACGCTTGAGGGCGCCGAGGACTACATCACCAACGTCCCTCAGGCGCAGTACGCGCGCCACGGCTTCGGGCTCTACCTGGTGGAGCGCAAGTCGGACGGCGTGCCGCTGGGGATGAGTGGTCTTCTCAAGCGCGACTCGCTGGAGCACGTGGACATCGGCTACGCGCTGATGCCTGCGTTCTGGGGACAGGGCTACGCCCTGGAGGCGGTGTCGGCGGTGCTGGAGCAGGGGCGGCGGGACTACGCGCTGAAGCGCATCGCGGCCATCGTCTCGAACGACAACGCCGCCTCCATCAAGGTGCTGGGGAAGCTGGGGTTCCAGTTCGAGCGACACATCCTCATGCCCGGGGCCACCGAGGAGATCAGCCTCTTCCTGACGCGAGAGTGA
- a CDS encoding DUF7594 domain-containing protein, translating to MERGTRGDALITRNETLYAVADTHCMEGTPTASYGAQTSLEVDGSPQAEAYLRFAIPPFTGTLTTARLRLYALDSSVDGPSVRNPPGVWNWSELTTWNTRPVWSGSWVVADVGPVLRGTWVEWDVTEAINLQRNTFDAFLKADDPDGVMFASSEHEDSALRPRLVLTIESAQDHPSPAVPPLPVSGAPVAFAPSADAFVSADAPGTPAGGASVLLRVGNTPQREAHLRFSLQGLTETVQRAVLRLKVGSDGSANGPSVFETRGAWSEGSVTWSSRPARVGSAVDRVPMLAPSGFVDYDVTNLVSGNGEVTLGLYGNSSDEVGFHSREAGTPRPELLVWTGASRNEPPDACMTRQELLSRTFLPLHDTSVVQSSPTTVFHRAASLAVDGWPRAESYLDFDVQLGSRPVRRVLLRLYVLDASGNGPRLFKAQSFEGATTDWNHRPATSATVLGDLGAVSRDQWVELDVTSAVTTSGRHAFALHPDAQEGLRFASLEAQKRGILATAPQLLVLSESESFCSFRGSPRPSGTVVWVTRSRGLSAEHSRHVASGRDGGYVSLSAVESRQAAPSSFEQLDVVTLHGSDGAVVWSREFAQAGVEFRKVAVTSDGQVLAAGEYFGAPDLGKGPLPWGRGMFVARLSASGTVEWTRGYIAWFETPHVFYENPMEVLDIATDAHGSAVLVGTFWGYTNFGAGIVYSGKSYPTEGQSPNSFVLKLHSDGTLRWSRLLVAATERGTLASSVAVDSEENISVGGWVGRDTDFGVGPTFMNGLFAARWGVSGNLLWSRVFPVSHGDIQGIRALPDGGVVFAGAFDGSLTFAGHTYSSRAPDDAGDGPRDALLGRLGPLGTEEGLRHFQSDSAVSLSFQDLAVDDAGRVVTSQAGWAGLLGLGPVGLPEGQAPNRPTLASFESSLETRWVRVLDPLQSSLRLAPVDGGVIAAGDLANPFELDGTWYTPTSRRADVLHLKLRP from the coding sequence ATGGAGAGAGGCACCCGGGGCGATGCGCTCATCACCCGGAACGAGACGCTGTACGCGGTGGCGGACACCCACTGCATGGAGGGGACGCCCACGGCGAGCTACGGCGCCCAGACGTCCCTCGAGGTGGACGGCTCACCCCAGGCCGAGGCGTATCTCCGCTTCGCGATTCCGCCCTTCACGGGGACGCTGACGACCGCGCGACTTCGTCTCTATGCGCTGGACAGCTCCGTGGATGGGCCGTCGGTGCGCAACCCGCCCGGTGTCTGGAATTGGAGCGAGCTGACGACGTGGAACACGCGCCCCGTGTGGTCGGGCTCCTGGGTGGTCGCCGACGTGGGGCCCGTCCTGCGTGGCACCTGGGTGGAATGGGATGTCACGGAGGCCATCAACCTCCAGCGCAACACCTTCGATGCCTTCCTGAAGGCGGATGACCCGGACGGCGTGATGTTCGCCTCGAGCGAGCACGAGGACTCCGCGCTGCGTCCCCGGCTCGTGCTCACCATCGAGTCCGCCCAGGACCACCCGTCTCCCGCCGTCCCGCCGCTCCCTGTCTCGGGCGCCCCCGTGGCCTTCGCGCCGAGCGCGGATGCCTTTGTCTCGGCGGATGCGCCGGGCACCCCAGCGGGAGGTGCCTCCGTGCTCCTTCGGGTGGGGAACACTCCGCAGCGCGAGGCCCACCTGCGCTTCTCCCTCCAGGGGCTGACGGAGACGGTGCAGCGCGCGGTGCTGCGGTTGAAGGTCGGCAGTGACGGCTCGGCGAACGGGCCCTCCGTCTTCGAGACCCGGGGCGCATGGAGCGAGGGGAGTGTCACCTGGAGCTCCCGTCCCGCGCGGGTGGGGAGCGCCGTGGACCGGGTGCCGATGCTCGCCCCGTCGGGCTTCGTCGACTACGACGTGACGAACCTCGTGAGTGGCAACGGCGAGGTGACGCTGGGCCTGTATGGCAACTCCTCGGACGAGGTGGGGTTCCACTCGCGCGAGGCGGGCACGCCGCGTCCGGAGCTCCTCGTGTGGACGGGCGCGTCTCGGAATGAGCCCCCCGATGCGTGCATGACACGCCAGGAGCTGCTGTCCCGGACCTTCCTTCCACTTCATGACACGTCGGTCGTCCAGTCGTCGCCCACGACGGTGTTCCATCGAGCGGCGTCGCTCGCGGTGGATGGCTGGCCTCGGGCGGAGAGCTATCTGGATTTCGACGTGCAGCTCGGGAGTCGACCGGTGCGCCGGGTGTTGCTGCGGCTGTATGTCCTGGACGCTTCGGGGAATGGCCCCCGGTTGTTCAAGGCCCAGTCCTTCGAGGGAGCGACGACGGATTGGAACCACCGCCCGGCCACCTCGGCCACCGTCCTGGGGGACCTGGGCGCGGTGAGCCGGGACCAGTGGGTGGAGCTCGACGTGACGTCCGCTGTGACGACCTCGGGACGCCACGCCTTCGCGCTTCATCCCGATGCACAGGAGGGCCTGCGCTTCGCGTCCTTGGAGGCACAGAAGCGCGGCATCCTCGCCACCGCACCGCAGTTGCTCGTGCTCTCGGAGAGCGAGTCGTTCTGTTCCTTCCGAGGCAGCCCCCGTCCTTCGGGCACGGTTGTCTGGGTGACGCGGTCCCGAGGCCTCTCGGCGGAGCACTCGCGCCATGTCGCGTCCGGACGGGATGGAGGCTACGTCTCGCTGAGCGCGGTGGAGTCGCGGCAGGCCGCGCCTTCCTCGTTCGAGCAGCTGGATGTCGTCACGCTCCACGGGTCGGACGGCGCCGTCGTGTGGTCGCGGGAGTTCGCCCAGGCGGGTGTGGAGTTCCGGAAGGTGGCGGTGACGAGTGACGGGCAGGTGCTCGCCGCGGGCGAATACTTCGGGGCACCCGACCTGGGGAAGGGCCCGCTGCCCTGGGGGCGGGGCATGTTCGTGGCGCGGCTGAGCGCGTCGGGCACGGTGGAGTGGACTCGGGGGTACATCGCCTGGTTCGAGACCCCCCACGTCTTCTACGAGAACCCCATGGAGGTGCTGGATATCGCGACGGATGCCCATGGCAGCGCGGTGCTGGTGGGGACCTTCTGGGGCTACACGAACTTTGGCGCGGGCATCGTGTACTCCGGCAAGAGCTACCCGACGGAGGGCCAGTCCCCCAACTCCTTCGTCCTGAAGCTGCATTCGGACGGGACGCTGCGCTGGTCGCGGCTGTTGGTGGCCGCCACCGAGAGGGGGACGCTGGCGTCGTCCGTCGCGGTGGATTCGGAGGAGAACATCTCGGTGGGGGGCTGGGTCGGGCGCGACACGGATTTTGGTGTGGGGCCCACGTTCATGAACGGGCTGTTCGCCGCCAGGTGGGGCGTGAGCGGCAACCTGCTGTGGTCCCGCGTCTTCCCCGTGAGCCACGGGGACATCCAGGGGATTCGGGCCCTGCCGGATGGTGGCGTGGTCTTCGCGGGGGCCTTTGACGGGAGCCTCACCTTCGCGGGGCACACGTACTCGAGCCGGGCGCCGGACGACGCGGGGGACGGGCCTCGGGATGCGCTGCTGGGGCGGCTGGGGCCCCTGGGCACGGAGGAGGGGCTGCGGCACTTCCAGTCGGACTCCGCGGTGAGCCTGTCCTTCCAGGACCTGGCGGTGGATGACGCCGGGCGCGTCGTGACGTCCCAGGCGGGCTGGGCGGGCCTGCTGGGCCTGGGGCCCGTGGGGCTGCCCGAGGGGCAGGCGCCGAACCGACCGACCCTCGCGTCCTTCGAGTCCTCCCTGGAGACGCGCTGGGTCCGCGTGTTGGACCCGCTCCAGTCGAGTCTCCGCCTGGCCCCCGTGGACGGCGGCGTCATCGCGGCGGGCGACCTGGCGAACCCCTTCGAGCTGGACGGCACCTGGTACACGCCCACGTCGCGCCGCGCGGACGTGCTGCACCTCAAGCTCCGTCCCTAG